The nucleotide window CGGTGGACTCCCGCGGGGTCGGCGGCGACCGCGGGGTGCTCGTGCGCGGCCCGGACCGCACCGAGTACCTGGTCTGGCGGGGCAGCAGACTGGTGCTGGACCGCGCGTCCGACGCCCGAAACGCTCTCGGGTACGGCTCCGAGCAGCCCATGCCGGTCTCGGCGGCCTTCCTCGACGCGCTGGCACCCGGCCCCGCCCTGAAACCGCCGGAGGTTCCCGGCCGCGGCGGGGAGGGCCCGGCGCTCGGTGGCGAAGCCGGCCGGATCGGCCAGTTGTTCAAGGTCAGCGTGCCCGGTGGAGGAAGCACGTACCACCTGCTGCGGAAGGACGGCCTGGTGCCGCTGACCCGGCTCGGCGCCGCGCTGGTGCTGGGCGACCCGGCCACCCAGAAGGACGCCTACGGGGGGAAGTCGCCGGAGGTGCGTACGGTCGGCACGGACGCGCTGCGCGAGCACGGGGCGAAGGGCGTGGGCACCGCCGGGTCCGCCGATCTGCCGGAGACGCCACCGATCCCGCAGTCGGCGCCCCGCGGCACCGCGCTCTGCGCCCAGGTGGACGGCGACAACGGTGGCGTCCGGATCAGGTCGGTGCTGGTCCCGCTGGCCCGACTCGCCCCGCTCGCGGTGTCGGAGGGAACCGCCCCGCCGCTTCAGGCGGCCTGTGTCCGGACGGACGCCGCGGTGGTGCGGCCCGGGCACGGAGCCCTGGTCCGGGCCCTTCACGCGAGTGGCGCCGCGCACGCCGGGACCACGTACCTGGTGGCGGAGAACGGTGTGAAGTACCGAGTTCCGGCCAAGGACTCATTGGCGGCGCTCGGCTACGGGGACGGAGACATCGGCTCGGTACCCGCACCGCTGCTGGCGGCCCTCCCGACCGGCGCGGACCTCGACCCGGCAGCCGCCTCCGGCGCCACGGGGACCAAGGTCACGGCTCCGCACTGCGGTACCGCGGCGAGGCCGGGGGAGGGACAGGGCAAGGCGGACAGGCCTGCCACCGGCATCGCTCCCGGCGCAGTCGGCACGGCCGGCTCCACGGAGCCCTGATTTCAGGCAAAC belongs to Streptomyces finlayi and includes:
- the eccB gene encoding type VII secretion protein EccB translates to MQSKRDQVQAHAFMMGRLSSGLLTADPDAPESPLGRTTRGVVFGVLVTVLIGAGATVYGLLRPGGNDGWRDERHLVVNRETGARYLWTGTDGVLHPVRNYASARLIGGSDLATVDVATVSLKDVPVGSPAGIPGAPDALPAPGQLDGGAWHMCVTGPDGAVPSTSGGVAHTGVEKPGATTVVAGAPVDSRGVGGDRGVLVRGPDRTEYLVWRGSRLVLDRASDARNALGYGSEQPMPVSAAFLDALAPGPALKPPEVPGRGGEGPALGGEAGRIGQLFKVSVPGGGSTYHLLRKDGLVPLTRLGAALVLGDPATQKDAYGGKSPEVRTVGTDALREHGAKGVGTAGSADLPETPPIPQSAPRGTALCAQVDGDNGGVRIRSVLVPLARLAPLAVSEGTAPPLQAACVRTDAAVVRPGHGALVRALHASGAAHAGTTYLVAENGVKYRVPAKDSLAALGYGDGDIGSVPAPLLAALPTGADLDPAAASGATGTKVTAPHCGTAARPGEGQGKADRPATGIAPGAVGTAGSTEP